In the Kribbella sp. NBC_00482 genome, one interval contains:
- a CDS encoding acyl-CoA dehydrogenase: MSHYKSNLRDIEFNLLEVLGRGDVLGQGPYAEMDVDTAREVLAEVDRLAKHELAESFADADRNPPVFDPEAHEVRMPEAFTKSYHAYMDAEWFKLELPAELGGQPTPPSLRWAAAELVLGANPAVHMYAAGPNFAHVLWRNGTERDKKIAHHIIERGWGATMVLTEPDAGSDVGAGRTKATLQDDGSWHIEGVKRFITSGEHDMTENIVHLVLARPQGVEGAGGPGTKGLSLFVVPKYDFDLETGELTGERNGAFVTNVEKKMGIKVSTTCEVTFGDSNNGGPAKGWLLGEVHDGIAQMFQVIEYARMMVGTKAIATLSTGYLNALEYAKERVQGADMTNPAKDAPRVTITHHPDVRRSLLTQKAYAEALRALVLFTATYQDRAEQARYAGEHDTLAEGVNDLLLPLVKGYGSEKSWTLLGTESLQTFGGSGFLQDYPIEQYVRDAKIDTLYEGTTAIQGQDLFFRKIIKDQGKALGHLAEKVQAFVASEAGNGRLKEERGLLAKGLEDTQKILGIMGQALMAANPQAENGDPRNVYKVGLNTSRLLFVLGDVVCSWLMLRQAEVALEKLGGELSPADQDFYTGKVAAAQWFVRSTMPSVRAERIKAELTDLEVMDLPESAF; the protein is encoded by the coding sequence GTGAGCCACTACAAGTCGAATCTGCGGGACATCGAGTTCAACCTGCTCGAGGTGCTGGGCCGGGGCGACGTGCTCGGTCAGGGCCCGTACGCCGAGATGGACGTCGACACCGCCCGCGAAGTGCTCGCGGAGGTCGACCGGCTGGCCAAGCACGAGCTGGCCGAGTCCTTCGCGGACGCCGACCGGAACCCGCCGGTCTTCGACCCGGAAGCCCATGAGGTCCGGATGCCGGAGGCGTTCACGAAGAGCTACCACGCCTACATGGACGCCGAGTGGTTCAAGCTCGAACTGCCGGCCGAGCTGGGTGGTCAGCCGACCCCGCCGTCGCTGCGCTGGGCCGCCGCCGAGCTGGTGCTGGGCGCCAACCCGGCGGTGCACATGTACGCCGCCGGCCCGAACTTCGCGCACGTGCTCTGGCGCAACGGCACCGAGCGGGACAAGAAGATCGCTCACCACATCATCGAGCGCGGCTGGGGCGCCACCATGGTGCTGACCGAGCCGGACGCCGGCTCCGACGTCGGCGCCGGGCGCACCAAGGCCACGCTGCAGGACGACGGCTCCTGGCACATCGAGGGCGTCAAGCGGTTCATCACCTCGGGCGAGCACGACATGACCGAGAACATCGTCCACCTGGTGCTCGCGCGGCCGCAGGGCGTCGAGGGTGCAGGCGGTCCGGGTACCAAGGGCCTGAGCCTCTTCGTGGTTCCGAAGTACGACTTCGACCTCGAGACCGGTGAGCTGACCGGCGAGCGCAACGGCGCCTTCGTGACGAACGTCGAGAAGAAGATGGGCATCAAGGTCTCCACGACCTGCGAGGTCACCTTCGGCGACAGTAACAACGGAGGTCCGGCCAAGGGCTGGCTGCTCGGTGAGGTGCACGACGGCATCGCGCAGATGTTCCAGGTGATCGAGTACGCGCGGATGATGGTCGGCACCAAGGCGATCGCGACCCTGTCGACGGGCTACCTGAACGCGCTCGAGTACGCCAAGGAGCGGGTCCAGGGCGCCGACATGACGAACCCGGCCAAGGACGCGCCGCGGGTCACGATCACCCACCACCCCGACGTACGGCGTTCGCTGCTGACGCAGAAGGCGTACGCCGAGGCGCTGCGGGCGCTCGTGCTGTTCACGGCGACGTACCAGGACCGGGCCGAGCAGGCGCGGTACGCCGGTGAGCACGACACGCTCGCCGAGGGCGTCAACGACCTGCTGCTGCCGCTGGTGAAGGGCTACGGCTCGGAGAAGTCCTGGACGCTGCTCGGCACCGAGTCGCTGCAGACGTTCGGCGGCTCCGGCTTCCTGCAGGACTACCCGATCGAGCAGTACGTGCGGGACGCGAAGATCGACACGCTCTACGAGGGCACGACCGCCATCCAGGGTCAGGACCTGTTCTTCCGCAAGATCATCAAGGACCAGGGCAAGGCGCTCGGCCACCTCGCCGAGAAGGTGCAGGCGTTCGTCGCCTCCGAGGCCGGCAACGGCCGCCTGAAGGAGGAGCGCGGGCTGCTCGCGAAGGGCCTCGAAGACACCCAGAAGATCCTGGGCATCATGGGGCAGGCCCTGATGGCCGCCAACCCGCAGGCCGAGAACGGTGACCCGCGGAACGTCTACAAGGTCGGCCTGAACACGTCCCGGCTGCTGTTCGTCCTCGGCGACGTGGTCTGCTCGTGGCTGATGCTCCGGCAGGCCGAGGTCGCGCTGGAGAAGCTGGGCGGCGAGCTGTCCCCGGCCGACCAGGACTTCTACACCGGCAAGGTCGCGGCGGCGCAGTGGTTCGTCCGCTCGACGATGCCGTCGGTCCGCGCCGAGCGGATCAAAGCCGAACTCACCGACCTCGAGGTGATGGACCTCCCGGAGTCCGCCTTCTGA
- a CDS encoding DUF4097 family beta strand repeat-containing protein: MAENKQLGVILLVAAAGLAFWQFGDRDSDDTHKIDDKITTVQLAAGHADIKINVSDDDQTSVREQRKFWFWKHGDAYSVKDGVLKLDGDCGWQCTADFEVTVPRGTKVTGENGSGDLEITGVAGVDAKSNSGQVELREVKGDVNLDVTSGDVSVQDLTGKLDVKANSGDIEAKDLSGGAVNVETTSGDIELDLSEANDIRAKGTSGDIEISAPTGAYKVTTESKHGEVEDGIGNNTTAGHTLTATTTSGDIELHSR; this comes from the coding sequence ATGGCGGAGAACAAGCAGCTCGGCGTGATCCTGCTGGTGGCGGCGGCCGGGCTGGCGTTCTGGCAGTTCGGGGATCGGGACTCCGACGACACGCACAAGATCGACGACAAGATCACCACGGTGCAGCTCGCCGCCGGCCATGCGGACATCAAGATCAACGTGTCCGACGACGACCAGACCAGTGTCCGGGAGCAGCGCAAGTTCTGGTTCTGGAAGCATGGCGACGCGTACTCGGTGAAGGACGGCGTACTCAAGCTGGACGGCGATTGCGGCTGGCAGTGCACCGCCGACTTCGAGGTGACCGTGCCGCGCGGCACCAAGGTCACCGGTGAGAACGGCAGCGGCGACCTCGAGATCACCGGCGTGGCCGGGGTCGACGCGAAGTCCAACTCCGGCCAGGTCGAACTCCGCGAGGTCAAGGGCGACGTCAACCTCGACGTGACGTCCGGGGACGTGTCCGTGCAGGACCTGACCGGCAAACTCGACGTCAAGGCCAACTCCGGCGACATCGAGGCCAAGGACCTGAGCGGCGGCGCGGTGAACGTCGAGACCACGTCCGGCGACATCGAACTCGACCTCTCCGAGGCCAACGACATCCGCGCCAAGGGCACCAGCGGCGACATCGAGATCAGCGCCCCGACCGGCGCCTACAAGGTCACCACCGAGAGCAAGCACGGCGAGGTCGAGGACGGCATCGGCAACAACACAACCGCCGGCCACACCCTGACCGCCACCACCACCTCAGGCGACATCGAACTCCACAGCCGCTGA
- a CDS encoding DUF6458 family protein: MSIGVGIFLMVVGAVFAFAIRDTWDAVNLQIVGYILLLAGLAGILLSFYITNRRRRVETDAIDPAIEEEYRVVEEHHRDIKE; encoded by the coding sequence ATGAGCATCGGTGTGGGGATCTTCTTGATGGTGGTGGGCGCCGTCTTCGCGTTCGCCATCCGCGACACCTGGGACGCCGTGAACCTGCAGATCGTCGGCTACATCCTGCTACTCGCCGGACTGGCCGGCATCCTGCTTTCCTTCTACATCACCAACCGCCGTCGGCGCGTTGAGACCGACGCCATCGACCCCGCGATCGAAGAGGAGTACCGCGTCGTCGAGGAACACCACCGCGACATCAAGGAGTAG
- a CDS encoding NHL domain-containing thioredoxin family protein, protein MGDMHVRAPELKGRGWLNTGGHELSLGDFRGRFLLLDFWTFCCINCLHVLDELRPLEEKYGDALVIVGVHSPKFAHEGEEAAVRAAVERYEVGHPVLDDPELITWQNYTARAWPTLVLVDPNGYVVAQYSGEGHEHALDALLAELIVQHEEAGTLTRGRSPYVAPTPEPTDLRFPAKVVALDNGFLVADAGNHSVVELASDATTVVRRIGSGHRGFADGTADAASFSEPNGLVVLPSDVAAKVGYDVVVADTVNHALRGVSLADGQVTTLVGTGKQWMDGDGTDVLSSPWDVAWWGDKVWIAMAGVHQLWTFDPFTGETAVAAGTTNEGLKDGPLGDAWFAQTSGLAADGDRLWLADSEISALRWIDTEVHTAVGTGLFDFGLRDGKASEALLQHPLGVTVLPDGSVAIADTYNGAVRRFDPRTETVETMATGLAEPSGAVVVGNELLVVESAAHRLTRIPLGASATADEFSTRTQRPPMDLAAGEVTLEVVFNPPPGQKLDDRYGPSTRLLVSSTPDNLLREGAGDSTDLVRRLVIDPHAGSGVLHVAVQAASCDDSAEVEFPACHMHRQDWGVPVQITPDGPNRVELVLSGSK, encoded by the coding sequence ATGGGGGACATGCATGTGCGTGCGCCGGAGCTCAAGGGTCGTGGATGGTTGAACACCGGGGGACACGAGTTGTCGCTCGGGGACTTCCGTGGACGCTTTTTGCTGTTGGATTTTTGGACGTTCTGCTGCATCAACTGTCTGCATGTGCTGGACGAGTTGCGGCCGTTGGAGGAGAAGTACGGCGACGCGTTGGTGATTGTGGGGGTGCACTCGCCGAAGTTCGCGCACGAGGGTGAGGAGGCCGCGGTCCGGGCCGCTGTCGAGCGGTACGAGGTGGGGCATCCGGTGCTGGACGACCCGGAGCTGATCACCTGGCAGAACTACACCGCACGCGCCTGGCCGACGCTGGTCCTGGTGGATCCGAACGGGTACGTCGTCGCGCAGTACTCCGGTGAAGGCCACGAGCACGCCCTGGATGCCCTGCTGGCCGAGCTGATCGTGCAGCACGAGGAGGCAGGCACCCTCACGCGCGGCCGGTCGCCGTACGTCGCGCCGACGCCCGAGCCGACAGATCTGCGCTTCCCCGCGAAGGTCGTTGCGCTGGACAACGGGTTCCTGGTCGCGGACGCCGGCAACCACAGCGTCGTCGAGCTCGCCTCCGACGCGACCACCGTCGTACGCCGGATCGGATCGGGTCATCGTGGTTTCGCCGACGGGACCGCCGATGCGGCGAGCTTCTCCGAGCCGAACGGGCTCGTGGTCCTTCCGTCGGACGTGGCCGCGAAGGTCGGGTACGACGTGGTGGTCGCGGATACCGTCAACCACGCGCTGCGCGGGGTGTCGCTCGCCGACGGTCAGGTGACGACGTTGGTCGGCACGGGCAAGCAATGGATGGACGGTGACGGGACCGACGTACTGAGCTCGCCGTGGGATGTCGCCTGGTGGGGCGACAAGGTGTGGATCGCGATGGCCGGCGTACATCAGCTGTGGACGTTCGATCCGTTCACCGGGGAGACCGCGGTCGCGGCAGGTACGACCAACGAAGGGCTGAAGGACGGGCCGCTCGGTGACGCGTGGTTCGCGCAGACGAGTGGGCTCGCGGCGGACGGCGATCGCCTGTGGCTGGCCGATTCGGAGATCTCGGCGCTGCGGTGGATCGACACCGAGGTGCACACGGCCGTCGGCACCGGGCTCTTCGACTTCGGGCTGCGCGACGGCAAGGCGAGCGAGGCGTTGCTGCAGCATCCGCTCGGTGTGACGGTTCTCCCGGACGGATCCGTCGCGATCGCCGACACGTACAACGGCGCCGTACGCCGGTTTGACCCGCGGACCGAGACCGTCGAGACGATGGCGACCGGGCTGGCCGAGCCGAGCGGGGCTGTTGTCGTGGGCAACGAGCTGCTCGTCGTCGAGTCTGCCGCGCACCGCCTGACCCGGATCCCCCTCGGCGCCTCTGCGACGGCCGACGAGTTCAGCACGCGGACGCAGCGCCCGCCGATGGACCTCGCCGCTGGAGAGGTCACGCTGGAGGTCGTCTTCAACCCGCCGCCGGGGCAGAAGCTGGACGACCGCTACGGCCCGTCCACGCGGCTGCTGGTCTCCTCCACCCCGGACAACCTGCTCCGCGAGGGTGCGGGCGACTCCACCGATCTCGTACGCCGTCTGGTCATCGACCCGCACGCCGGCTCCGGGGTCCTCCACGTTGCCGTCCAGGCTGCCTCGTGTGACGACTCCGCCGAGGTGGAGTTCCCCGCCTGCCATATGCACCGCCAGGACTGGGGCGTCCCCGTCCAGATCACCCCCGACGGCCCGAACCGTGTCGAACTCGTCCTCTCCGGCAGTAAGTAA
- a CDS encoding carbohydrate ABC transporter permease, protein MSAETAAATGQAAAAISRKPQKRGVIADGSTRRSRTVRYLLLLLFLLFVLTPVYVVVVTSFKTSGDTTAASQWNLPKEWTLEPWRKAWDVLQPYMIRSLSLAIPAAIISSLIGSANGFVLARWRFPGANIVFAFILFGMFIPYQAVMLPLRTTFTELDVTRGVPTLILAHCIYGLPICTLIFRNYYATIVPNEIIESARVDGAGLIQTYLRIILPISISGFVVTLIWQFTSVWNDFLFALFLTQQNNGPVTLGLAALAGGQKVDYAASMAGALITSFPTLLVYILLGRWFIGGLMAGALKG, encoded by the coding sequence ATGAGCGCCGAGACCGCCGCTGCTACCGGACAGGCTGCAGCGGCGATCAGCCGGAAGCCGCAGAAGCGCGGGGTGATCGCGGACGGGTCGACCCGGCGCAGCAGGACCGTGCGGTACCTCCTGCTGCTGCTGTTCCTGCTGTTCGTGCTGACCCCGGTGTACGTCGTAGTGGTCACGAGCTTCAAGACCTCCGGCGACACCACCGCGGCATCGCAGTGGAACCTGCCGAAGGAATGGACGCTGGAGCCGTGGCGCAAGGCCTGGGACGTCCTGCAGCCGTACATGATCCGGTCGCTGTCGCTGGCGATCCCGGCCGCGATCATCTCGTCGCTGATCGGATCCGCGAACGGGTTCGTACTGGCCCGCTGGCGGTTCCCCGGTGCGAACATCGTGTTCGCGTTCATCCTGTTCGGGATGTTCATCCCCTACCAGGCGGTGATGCTGCCGCTGCGGACGACGTTCACCGAGCTGGACGTCACCCGGGGCGTGCCGACGCTGATCCTCGCGCACTGCATCTACGGTCTGCCGATCTGCACGCTGATCTTCCGGAACTACTACGCCACGATCGTGCCGAACGAGATCATCGAGTCGGCCCGGGTGGACGGCGCCGGGTTGATCCAGACCTACCTCCGGATCATCCTGCCGATCTCGATCTCCGGGTTCGTGGTGACGCTGATCTGGCAGTTCACCTCGGTGTGGAACGACTTCCTGTTCGCGTTGTTCCTCACCCAGCAGAACAACGGCCCCGTGACCCTGGGCCTGGCAGCACTGGCCGGCGGCCAGAAGGTCGACTACGCGGCGAGTATGGCGGGTGCGCTGATCACGTCGTTCCCGACGCTGCTCGTCTACATCCTCCTGGGCCGCTGGTTCATCGGCGGTCTGATGGCCGGCGCCCTCAAGGGCTGA
- a CDS encoding carbohydrate ABC transporter permease produces MHGRIRTWGPGALVLLPTVLLLGYFVYGLIAWSFNTSLTNRHTARKGPADYVGFENYGHLFGEERFINSLKNLGVLTVAFIVGTLIFGLLWALLLEKGVPGESIFRSVYLFPMAISMIASGVVWGWLLNPSQGEDARGLNRLFEILHLGFLENSWWTAGNRWTTMASIALPAVWQLSGYIMALFLAGFRGIPPELREAARVDGASEFKLYRHVLFPQLSPIALSALIILGHMSLKLFDLIYAITGPNQFRTEVPSVYMWNTLLRSDQAKAAAIAIVLLAVVAVLVIPYIAYTVRQETEE; encoded by the coding sequence GTGCACGGGAGAATCCGCACCTGGGGACCTGGAGCCTTGGTGCTGCTGCCGACCGTGCTGCTGCTCGGGTACTTCGTCTACGGGCTGATCGCGTGGTCCTTCAACACCTCGCTGACGAACAGGCACACCGCTCGCAAGGGCCCGGCGGACTACGTCGGGTTCGAGAACTACGGGCACCTGTTCGGCGAGGAGCGGTTCATCAACTCGCTGAAGAACCTCGGCGTGCTCACGGTGGCGTTCATCGTGGGCACGCTGATCTTCGGCCTGCTCTGGGCACTGCTGCTGGAGAAGGGCGTGCCCGGCGAGTCGATCTTCCGGTCGGTCTACCTGTTCCCGATGGCGATCTCGATGATCGCCTCGGGCGTGGTCTGGGGCTGGTTGCTGAACCCGTCCCAGGGTGAGGACGCGCGCGGCCTGAACCGGCTGTTCGAGATCCTCCATCTGGGGTTCCTGGAGAATTCGTGGTGGACCGCGGGGAACAGATGGACGACGATGGCGTCCATCGCGCTGCCCGCGGTCTGGCAGCTGTCCGGGTACATCATGGCGCTGTTCCTGGCCGGTTTCCGGGGCATCCCGCCGGAGCTGCGCGAGGCGGCCCGGGTGGACGGTGCGTCGGAGTTCAAGCTGTACCGGCACGTGCTGTTCCCGCAGCTGTCGCCGATCGCGCTGTCCGCGCTGATCATCCTCGGGCACATGTCGCTGAAGCTGTTCGACCTGATCTACGCGATCACCGGGCCGAACCAGTTCCGCACCGAAGTGCCCTCGGTCTACATGTGGAACACCTTGCTGCGTAGCGACCAGGCCAAGGCGGCCGCGATCGCGATCGTCCTGCTCGCCGTCGTCGCTGTCCTTGTCATCCCGTACATCGCGTACACCGTCCGGCAGGAGACCGAGGAATGA
- a CDS encoding ABC transporter substrate-binding protein: protein MRGGLSKTLALVGAAGLLAVSACGNSDDSGGDSAANKDVTVFTWWADGGEKAGLDGMVSVFKTDCADYKFVNSAVAGGAGSNAKQVLANDLQAGKPPSTFQAHAGAELRDYIDAGQVDDVSGLYKEFGLDKAFPQNLIDNLTVDGKIYSIPANVHRANMVWTNPTALKKANLDPATAPASVDAWIADMDKLKAAGVKAPLAISKGFAQEMVMEVVLLAELGPDSFKGLWDGKTDWAGANVTAALNKYKKLLTYTNTDRESVDWPDALGYLNKGQAAYFVMGDWVAAQQLADKVPDTAYTYWPAPGTAGNFQFLSDSFTLPTNGADPEGAKCWLKTVGSAEGQKAFNTKKGSIPARSDASPADYPKYQQSAMADWKKDKIVPSCAHGAACTLGQNNDILSALSQFSGGQDVAKLQTALGTAMKTS, encoded by the coding sequence ATGCGTGGTGGTCTGAGTAAGACCCTGGCGCTGGTGGGCGCGGCGGGTCTTCTCGCGGTGAGCGCCTGCGGGAACAGCGACGACAGCGGCGGAGACTCGGCCGCGAACAAGGATGTCACTGTCTTCACCTGGTGGGCCGACGGTGGCGAGAAGGCCGGGCTGGACGGCATGGTGTCGGTGTTCAAGACCGACTGCGCTGACTACAAGTTCGTCAACTCCGCCGTCGCCGGTGGCGCCGGTTCGAACGCCAAGCAGGTGCTGGCCAACGACCTGCAGGCCGGTAAGCCGCCGTCCACGTTCCAGGCGCACGCCGGGGCGGAGCTGCGGGACTACATCGACGCCGGTCAGGTCGACGACGTCAGCGGCCTGTACAAGGAATTCGGGCTGGACAAGGCGTTCCCGCAGAACCTGATCGACAACCTGACCGTCGACGGCAAGATCTACTCGATCCCCGCCAACGTTCACCGCGCCAATATGGTCTGGACGAACCCGACCGCACTGAAGAAGGCGAACCTGGACCCCGCCACGGCTCCGGCCAGCGTGGACGCGTGGATCGCCGACATGGACAAGCTGAAGGCCGCCGGCGTGAAGGCGCCACTGGCCATCTCGAAGGGCTTCGCCCAGGAGATGGTGATGGAGGTCGTGCTGCTGGCCGAACTCGGACCGGACAGCTTCAAGGGTCTGTGGGACGGCAAGACCGACTGGGCCGGCGCGAACGTGACCGCCGCGCTGAACAAGTACAAGAAGCTGCTGACCTACACCAACACCGACCGCGAGTCGGTCGACTGGCCGGACGCGCTGGGGTACCTGAACAAGGGCCAGGCCGCGTACTTCGTGATGGGTGACTGGGTCGCCGCGCAGCAGCTCGCCGACAAGGTGCCGGACACGGCGTACACCTACTGGCCGGCTCCGGGTACGGCGGGCAACTTCCAGTTCCTGTCCGACTCGTTCACGCTGCCGACCAACGGCGCGGACCCCGAGGGCGCGAAGTGCTGGCTGAAGACGGTCGGCTCCGCGGAGGGCCAGAAGGCCTTCAACACCAAGAAGGGCTCGATCCCGGCCCGCTCGGACGCCAGCCCGGCCGACTACCCGAAGTATCAGCAGTCGGCGATGGCGGACTGGAAGAAGGACAAGATCGTCCCGTCCTGCGCCCACGGCGCCGCGTGCACCCTCGGCCAGAACAACGACATCCTGTCCGCGCTCAGCCAGTTCAGCGGCGGCCAGGACGTCGCGAAGCTGCAGACAGCACTCGGTACCGCGATGAAGACGAGCTGA
- a CDS encoding TetR/AcrR family transcriptional regulator, which translates to MVVKRSLTPAAVVEVALGIVDEHGPDGLTLAAVAQGCGVATPSLYKHVASLGELKALVGVRVLEDMTEQFTATVLGTGGDEAVIALMHAYRSYVAAHPKRYAAMPMDPLHDPVQEAAGKKLVGVMYATLRGYGLEGPAAVHATRRLRVLVHGFASIESGGGFGLPEDLDATYDQLIQMYLASLRKDS; encoded by the coding sequence ATGGTCGTTAAACGGTCCCTGACGCCTGCTGCCGTGGTCGAGGTTGCGCTGGGCATCGTGGACGAGCACGGGCCGGACGGCCTCACGCTCGCCGCCGTCGCGCAGGGCTGCGGCGTCGCCACACCGTCGCTGTACAAGCACGTGGCGAGCCTCGGCGAGCTGAAGGCACTCGTCGGTGTGCGGGTGCTGGAGGACATGACCGAGCAGTTCACCGCCACCGTCCTGGGGACGGGCGGTGACGAGGCGGTCATCGCGCTGATGCACGCCTACCGCTCGTACGTCGCCGCCCATCCGAAGCGGTACGCCGCGATGCCGATGGATCCGCTGCACGATCCGGTGCAGGAAGCGGCGGGCAAGAAGCTGGTCGGCGTCATGTACGCCACGCTGCGCGGTTACGGGCTCGAGGGCCCGGCGGCGGTGCATGCGACCCGGCGCCTGCGGGTGCTCGTGCACGGCTTCGCGTCCATCGAGTCCGGCGGTGGCTTCGGCCTGCCCGAAGACCTCGACGCTACCTACGACCAACTCATCCAGATGTATCTCGCCAGCCTGAGGAAAGACTCATGA